The Chryseobacterium glaciei DNA window TAAGATTCTTTAATTGAAGCTAAAGCATCGGTTGATTGCAAACCAATTCCCTCTACCATTGCATCGTAAGCCAATTTTACACGCTCCCATCTTTTATCTCTGTCCATCGCATAATAACGACCAATAACAGTTGCTAGTTTTCCGGTTGTATGAGTCATATGTTTTTGAAGCTCATCAATAAAGCCAAACCCTGAATGAGGATCACAGTCTCTACCGTCTGTAAAAGCATGAACAAAAACATTATCATGTAAGCCAAATTCCCCTGCAGCAGTTAAAAGACCTTTCAGGTGATTGATATGTGAATGTACTCCTCCATTAGAAACCAATCCGATAAAGTGTACTTTTTTATTTTCTCTTTTAGCATACTCAAATGCTTCCTGAATGGTTTTTTCTTGACCTAATGTTCCATTTTCAACGGCCATATTCAGTTTAACAAGGTTTTGGTATACTACTCTACCTGCTCCTAAATTCATGTGTCCAACTTCAGAATTTCCCATCTGACCGAAAGGAAGACCAACCGCCAAACCACTCGCCTCAAGCGTTGCGTGAGGAAATTTTGTATAACAACTATCTATAAATGGTGTATTTGCTTTGTCTAATGCTGAAACGTCTGGATTAAGACCCAATCCCCATCCGTCAAGGATCGCTAATATTGCTTTTTTTGACATTATTTTATAACTTTTGTACTACAAATTTATCTATTTTAGAATGAATTGAAGAATTTGAAAGACTTAAATTTTTATTAAAATTTTGTCTTTCCCCAACAGATATCAACATATTTAAACTACAAATTTTTCATACTGACTTTTAGTAAATCCTGTAAAGTTGTATTTCAAATATTTTGATCGGACATCAGTAAGTAAAAATACGTACTGAACAGAATAGGCATTTACACTCTATTTTTAACTGATCTTAATGCGTTCCTTTGAAATAGTAATAGAGAACAAAGAATCAACAATATTTACAAATGGACGAATCCGAAAAGCCTTACGAGTAGGAAAACTTAAAAAAACTAAATACCATGTTTACAAAACTAGAATTAATCAATTTAAAAACATCTTTCAACACTGCATATCCTGAATATTGCAGTCAATTAGATGCTTGTACGACTGAGACAGAGTTATTAGAAACGTATGAAAAAATTAAAGAAGATGCGTTTGCTAAGGCTAAACCATATTTAGCAGCAGGTGATGATCCTACCGGTTTTCCGGCACTGGCTCTTACTCCACAACAGTATAATAATCTGAAATCAGCAACAGGATCAAATATCAAAGTGTATGTTACAGCAATGCTTAATCAGGCTCAAATAATTCAGCCAAGTTTCAGTGTTGGTCAAACCGTTGCAACACTTATAGGAGGCGGTCTTACTGCAATAGGTACAATTGCCGGAGCAGCATTTGGTACCGGTATTATAGGCGGAATGGTTGCATCTGTTGCGGTTGCTGCAGGAGTAACAGCAGTTACCGTTGCTGGTCTTGTAACGCTGATAGCAGTTGCTATTGTTGCGGTAATTATCCCTATTCTTTATTTTATGCTTAAACCAGCGTGTTGTTTTGTATTAGTATTAAACGAAACAAATAATCAGCTGACATGGAAAGACGATTATAATGTTCATGGGAAGCCTATCGGACATACTCCGCATATTAGTGCTGCCATAGATATTCCTGAACCTATTCCTGGAGCTGGTAAATATGTTTATGCAGGTCTTGTACAAACGGATAAGAGAGATGCCGCTTTATTTGGAACTCAATATGGATTTACTTACACAGGAGACGTTGGCAAGTATAATGTTAATTTCGGGGCAGAATGTCCTTTAAGCAGTATTTATGTAGATAATAACTGCTATTGTGAAATAGGTTCCACATCAGAAAATTCAGCACGTCAAACAACTAAAAAGAATGCTTTGACCTATTCTGCAACAAGTACAACTCCAAAACTTGATACAAGCATCAAATGTAATTCTGCATCCGGATATGTAGCCTACTATATTGCAAGAGTTGAGGATGGTTCGTTAAGCTAAACCCAATTATAAGCTATATTCTTATCCATTGGAAAGAATCTCAGCCAACTTTATATATCAGCAGTACTTTCACGGTACTGCTTTTTTCATTATTACAATGTTTTTTATTCTTACCACAGATTTGCACAGATGTTTATGGTTAGTAATTAATTTATTTTTAATTTTGCTTTATGGATTTACGAGATCAATTGAAGAACCTTTTTCCTACTCATGAAGAGCAGGATTTTGAGATGCCTGAAGAGCAATTTAAGCAAAAAGAGCCTTTGGTATGTAAGTTTGAGAAAAAAGGAAGAAACGGAAAACCTGTAACGATCGTTGAAGGTTGGGAAGGAAGCGAGGAAGATTTAAAGAAAATCTCAAAAAAAATAAAAACCACACTGGGAATAGGTGGTTCTGAAAAGGATGGAACGATTATTATTCAAGGGGATAATCGTGATAAAATAATGGATATCCTTAAAGAAATGGGATATAAAACCAAAAGAGTTGGCGGATAAATTTAGAAATAGATCTGCGCCTGAGGAAGTAAGGTTTTTAACTCTTCAATTTTATTTTTTGTCATTGGATTTCCTGTTAGAATCAATGTTTTAAGATTTTTCAAGTGTTTAATTTCTGTTGGAAGGTCTTTTAAATTATTGTTCGCCAAATTCATACTCACAACATTTTTCAAACCTTTTATTTTAGGAGAAATCTCCTGAATATTATTGTTGCTTACGTTCAGAAACTCTAGATTTTTTGAATGAAATAAATTTTCCGGCAGTTTTGCGATCGCATTTTGCTGTAATTCTAAATATTTAATGTCTTTAGGGAATTTTAAATTTCCTAAATCATTGATTTGATTTCCCGAAAGGTTTAAAGACTTTAAATTTTTAATCTCATCTAAATCATCAGCAATAAAACTGATCTGATTTCCCTGTAAATTAATCTCTTCCAGCGTTGGAATTTTCATTAATGCTTCAGGAAAAACATTCAAACTATTGGCATCAAGGTGAATTACTTTAAGGCTTTGAAGTTTTGCCAGGTTTGGATTGATGCTTGTTAAGCTATTAAGATTGATAGAAAATGAGGTCAATTTTGTTAAATTTCCTATTTCGTCTGGAATGAATTTAATGCTGTTTTCATTCAAATTTAATATTTCCAATTCTT harbors:
- a CDS encoding translation initiation factor, with translation MDLRDQLKNLFPTHEEQDFEMPEEQFKQKEPLVCKFEKKGRNGKPVTIVEGWEGSEEDLKKISKKIKTTLGIGGSEKDGTIIIQGDNRDKIMDILKEMGYKTKRVGG
- a CDS encoding leucine-rich repeat domain-containing protein, encoding MKKLFVLISILALNQAKAQIDPVKYPTYTNVDDALKSGKTIYSMSFRDKGLFNLPPEIKKLDALFFLNIMGNKLEKMDDEIFSLKELEILNLNENSIKFIPDEIGNLTKLTSFSINLNSLTSINPNLAKLQSLKVIHLDANSLNVFPEALMKIPTLEEINLQGNQISFIADDLDEIKNLKSLNLSGNQINDLGNLKFPKDIKYLELQQNAIAKLPENLFHSKNLEFLNVSNNNIQEISPKIKGLKNVVSMNLANNNLKDLPTEIKHLKNLKTLILTGNPMTKNKIEELKTLLPQAQIYF